AGCTGCCTCTGCGTCCTCAGCGCGGCGGAAGCGGACATCGGTCAGATCGCCTACGAGATGACCCTGCTGGTGAACCGTGTCGGGGAACACCTCCGAGTGGATGCCAGGCACCCCGAACGCTCGGCCGCGATGGATCGCTGACCTGCGGGTTTCTCTGTTGTGTGCCGAGTTATCCACAGGCCCGCCACGACTCTCAGCGAACGGGCTACGGTTTTTCCCGAGGCGAGCGCGAGACCAGCGCGAGCACCACACCGTACGGGGGAGAACCGTCATGTCCGGCGACACCGTCACGCAGTCCGCCACGCGCACCGCGCACACCCCGACCACCGAGCCCACCCCGACCACCGAGCCCACCACACTCACCACGCTCACCACACGACGCCGGGCCCCTGCACCGGCCGGGTTGGCCGGTGGCACCCTGCCACTGAGCCGAGCAGCCCGCGAACTGGGCCTGAAGCGAAGCGAACTCGACCTCGCCGTACAACTGGGCTGCCTGCGAACGGTCGTCGACGACGGAGGCGGAGGCCGTCGCATCACACAGGCGGAGATCGACCGGCTCCGTGCCGAGAAGGGCTTCCCGGAGGCCCTGCGGGAACGGGTCGAGGCCGTGGGATCGAAGGCAGCCGCCGAGATCCTGGGCGTGCCGCCCACACGGTTCATGCGCCTCGCGCGATTGGGCCTGCTCACACCGGTCAAATTCTCACTCAACCGCTACCGCACCGTGATCTGGGTCTATCTGGCGGCTGAGCTACGGCAGTTCGCGGCCGACGAGAGGAACACCCCCTGGCTGACGGGCCGTATCCCGGAGGATCTCAGGCGCCGGCTGGACGCGGGGCTGGACCTGCGCCCCCGGAACTGGCGAGGGCGCCACCTCGGATTCCTGCTGAGGCAGGCCGACGACCCCTGGAGCAGGGCGGCCGCTTCGGCCTCCCTGCTCGACCCGGTCCTGGTCGCCGAGATCGTCCAGGACCCCTACGAACGTGCACACCTGCATTTCCACCGGCCCGCACGAGCCGACCAAGGGACACCCGACTCGCCCGCCGAGAGGATCACCGCGCGGATCATGACCGCGGACGACCCTGATGAGATCGCGTGGCTGCGGACGGACCTTCAACAGGCCCTCATCGAGGCCCGAGCGCACCGACTCGCCCCGAGGGCCCGCCGCAAGGTGCCGCAGTCGGCGGCCTGGCACGAGACGCCCGTCGTGACAGCGCGACCGACCCCGCGACAGCGCCGGGGCCGACGGCGTCCCGGGCAAGGCGGACCCGGCGCCGGGACGGCTCCCGAGGGACGACGCGGGCTGCTGGGCTGGCTCCGGCGCGGCCCCCACTGAGCGCGCCGGTCAGGCATCCTGTCCCGCCTGCCGTCAGGCGCCGAGTTTCCGGAACAGCCCTTCCTGTACGACCGACACGAGCAGACGTCCCTCCAGGTCGTAGATACGGCCGCGGGCCAGTCCGCGGCCGCCGACCGCGATCGGGGACTCCTGGTCGTACAGGAACCACTCGTCCGCTCGGAACGGCCGGTGGAACCACATCGCGTGGTCCAGCGACGCCATGTCGAACCCACGAGGCCCCCACAGAGGCTCCACCGGGATGCGTACGGCATCCAGGAGCGTCATGTCGCTGGCGTACGTGAGCGCGCAGGTGTGCACGAGCGGGTCGTCACCGAGGGGACCCACGGCGCGCATCCACACCGCGCTGCGCGGCTCGGCGTGCTCGACCTCCTCGGCCGTCCAGCGCAACCGGTCGACATACCGGATGTCGAAGGGCTGACGCCGGGCCATGCGCTCCAACTGCTCGGGGAGCGTGCCCAGATGCTCACTGATCTCCTGCGTCACCGTCGGCAGCGACTCGGGGTCCGGCACCTTGCGGGCCGGCGGCAGCTGGTGCTCGAAGCTCCCCTCTTCAGGCTTGTGGAAGGAGGCGGTCAGATTGAAGATCGTGCGGCCCTGCTGCACGGCGGTGACCCGGCGCGTGGTGAACGACCGCCCGTCCCGCACCCGCTCGACCTGGTACACGATCGGCACCCCGGGACGGCCGGGGCGAAGGAAGTACGCGTGCAGCGAATGCACGGGCCGGTCGCCCTCGGTGGTGCGTCCGGCGGCGACCATCGCCTGGCCGGCGACCTGGCCGCCGAAGACCCGCTGCAGGGACTCCTGCGGGCTGCGCCCGCGGAAGATGTTGACCTCGATCTGCTCCAGGTCGAGCAGGTCGACGAGCCGCTCGGCGGGGTTGGTCGTCATGTGGTGGCCTCTCCTGTGCTCACAGCTGACCGACGTCGGTGACCTTGACGACGGCGCGTCCCTCGGCGTCGGAGGCCGCGAGGTCGACCTCCGCGCTGATGCCCCAGTCATGATCGCCGTTCGGGTCGGCGAAGGTCTGCCGGACGCGCCACAGCCCGTTGTGCGGCTCCTCCTCGATCATCAACAGCCGCGGGCCACGGGCGTCGGGACCGGTGCCGAGCTCTTCGTACTCGTCCCAGTACTTGTCCATCGCCTCGCCCCACCGCTCGGCGTCCCAGCCGGACTCGGCGTCCATCTCGCCCAACTCGTCCACGTGGTCGAGCGCGGCCAGTTCGACACGGCGGAACATGGCGTTGCGGACGAGCACCCGGAAGGCACGCGCGTTGGAGGTGACCGGCTTGACCTGGTCGGCCCTCTCCTGGGCCTCCTCGGCCGTCATCTCCTCGG
The DNA window shown above is from Streptomyces akebiae and carries:
- a CDS encoding DUF6397 family protein, which translates into the protein MSGDTVTQSATRTAHTPTTEPTPTTEPTTLTTLTTRRRAPAPAGLAGGTLPLSRAARELGLKRSELDLAVQLGCLRTVVDDGGGGRRITQAEIDRLRAEKGFPEALRERVEAVGSKAAAEILGVPPTRFMRLARLGLLTPVKFSLNRYRTVIWVYLAAELRQFAADERNTPWLTGRIPEDLRRRLDAGLDLRPRNWRGRHLGFLLRQADDPWSRAAASASLLDPVLVAEIVQDPYERAHLHFHRPARADQGTPDSPAERITARIMTADDPDEIAWLRTDLQQALIEARAHRLAPRARRKVPQSAAWHETPVVTARPTPRQRRGRRRPGQGGPGAGTAPEGRRGLLGWLRRGPH
- a CDS encoding acyl-CoA thioesterase; its protein translation is MTTNPAERLVDLLDLEQIEVNIFRGRSPQESLQRVFGGQVAGQAMVAAGRTTEGDRPVHSLHAYFLRPGRPGVPIVYQVERVRDGRSFTTRRVTAVQQGRTIFNLTASFHKPEEGSFEHQLPPARKVPDPESLPTVTQEISEHLGTLPEQLERMARRQPFDIRYVDRLRWTAEEVEHAEPRSAVWMRAVGPLGDDPLVHTCALTYASDMTLLDAVRIPVEPLWGPRGFDMASLDHAMWFHRPFRADEWFLYDQESPIAVGGRGLARGRIYDLEGRLLVSVVQEGLFRKLGA